GTTTTAGTTCAGTAGTTATATTTTAAGACTGACTCTTTTCGAGTCTTTATTTTTAGCTTGTTTTGGATGTTCTAGTTTTGATTTAGTCTTTTTGAGTCTATGGCGCCTTTCTTTTTGGTTATTTTCCTTTACATCTTTGTATTGAAAAATACTAATTTGAAAgtcaataaaaatatttttagttgattcaaaaaatccaaatttgttctttttcatgaactacgTAATGATCTGATTCATGTTTAACATGATACGTAGGCACCCCTTAATGGGTTCGATCAAAATACTTCAAAATcaccggaaaaaaaaataataacaaaaaaaaaaaaaatcacgtaaAAGCCGGGATGAAACATGAAAGCCTTCTGATGCTCATATTAGATGGGAAATAATTTAGGTGCGTGGCATACAACGTGTGATTAATATCTTCAAAATGCTAAACCCTAACTTGTTTGTTCTCGTCTTAAATAATAAGGTGGTTGGTTTGTGGTTGAACTGGCTCCTCACGAATATAACACAAGGTCCAAAAGCAAGGGGATAATGGCCCATAAGGATGGAAACGAGTCAGACGGTGATGAGTCTCGAGGTCAGATGGTTCAACATGAATCAGCATCAGCAGAGGAAGTAAGGATGTTGAGACAACAAATGGCTGACATGTACCAGGCTTGGATGAATGGGCAAGCTCCACCATCTTCAATCCCTGGATTCCCGGATGTGACTATGTCAATTCCCATTGAAACCTGACAAGTGATCCACTTTTTCCTCCCGGATTTGGTCCACATGTTAACATATCCAACACTTCGGAACTTCCACCGTGCGCCCTCCAAATGCACCCTACGAAATAACCACTTTTCATCCCCACCGTACAAACTACTACAATCCCTCAACCAACATTGGTACGAAGTCCAATAATGAGCCTCCATCTAAAGGTCACCACGATCAATATTATTCTCCGAATTGACTTTTAAAGTCCCAGACTCGTATAACCCCTTTCAGCAGTATAGTTCCCCCGTCGAGATCGAGAAAACTGCTAAGAATGAGGGACAAGAAGAAATGGCTAGAAAAATGAAGAGTCTAGAGCAAAGTGTGAGGAATATGCAAGGATTAGGAGGTCCAAAAAGCGTCTCATTCAGAGATTTATGCATGTTCCCCAATGTTCATTTGCCCCTTGGTTTTAAGACTCCGAAGTTTGAGAAGTACGATGGTAACGGCGACCCCGTAGCACACTTGAAGAAGTATTGTAACTAACTAAGAGGGGGGGGAATAAGGAAGAATTACTCATGGCATATTTGGAGAAAGTCTAGTGGGAATTGCCTCAGAATGGTTCATCGATCAAGATATTTCTAATTGGCCTACGTGGGATGACATGGCAGGAGATTTTGTTCGACAATTTCAGTATAACATTGATATTGTGCCTGATCGCACTTCTCTCGCCAGTATGAAGAAAAAGCCTACCGAGAGTTTTAGAGAATATGCTATCAGGTGGAGGGAACAAGCTGCCAGGGTCAAACCGCCGATGAAGGAGTCGGAAATGATTGATGTTTTCCTCCAGGCACAAGAACCTGATTACTTCCACTATTTACTTTCCACGGTGGGAAAGACATTCGCAGAAGCAATTAAAGTTGGGGAAATGGTTGAAAATGGCATCAAGTCCGGCAAAATTGTGAGTCAGGTAGCACTCAAGGCTACCACCCAAGCAATTCAAAATGGGTCTGGTGGTTTTGgaaatcgaaaaaaaaagaggaagaaggatCCATGATGGCATCGGGGTCCGGTCGCTCAAAGGGGGACAAACCACCAAATCTTACGAGGACAATCCAACGACCTCAATATTTTTATCCGCATCGGGATCCCCACTACTCAATTGCTCCACCCCAATATACGGTTTTCAATACCCGTGCATATGCCCGACCTCCTCAACGCCAACAATGGAGGGCGCCGCTCCACAAGGCTTTCGTCCCCAACAACAAAATTTTCAAGCACCTTATAATCCACGTCCTAAGACCGATTATGTAAGGAGAACAAAGACAGAGGGAAAATTTCACCCCAATTGGAGAATCATACACAAGCCTGTTGAGGAAATTGATACAATTGGGTTTGATTGAACCTATCACGTCGTATAATGTCAACCCAAATGCAAGAGGTTTTGACCCCCTTTGTCAAGTGCGAGTATCATTCTAACGCTCAGGGTCATAGCACAGAAAATTGTTTTACTTTGAAGAGAGCCATTGAGAAGCTAATTGATGAGAAAGCAATTGTAATACATGACGAAGAGGCTCCGAATGTCACCAACAACCCACTTCCTGCTCACAACAATGCTCATGTTATTGGGATGATCTGTGACGATAAGGAATACAAGCAAACAGGCAAAACAATAATGGAAATTGACACCTTAAAAGAAGGGTTGGGTATGGCGACAAAGTCTGCACAAGAAGCACCGTTGTGTGTAAAAGGTGCAAGTTCTAATGCGAATCTCAAAGGCTCGGGGAAGTTGATATTGTATGTTCCTGGAGccacaaagaaaaaagagacaTTAGTAACTGGACCAAAATTATATGTTCCTAGTGGTTTTCCCAGGTTTGGTCAAAACCAAAATGGTTTAGGAAAGATGACAGAACCAATTGTGATAAAGCACACGACACAAATTCCagtgacaaacatgaaaacTGTCCCATGGAACTATAACAAAACCACTGTGACTTACAAGGGCAAGGAGATTGTTGAAGAAATAGATGAAACCGGTGGCTTAACGCGTTCTGGAAGGTGTTATGCTCCAGAGGAATTAAGGAGAGCCAAACAAGCCAGGGATAGCCAATTTTCGGTGAAAAAACCTATCACTGAAGAAGAAGCTGAAGAGTTCatgaagaagatgaaagttCAGGATTACTCTATTGTTGATCAGTTGAGAAAAACTCCTGCTCAGATTTCATTGCTATCTTTGCTCATACATTCTAAAGAGCACTGTCAAGCATTGATTAGAATTCTGAATGAGGCACATGTTTCGGACAAAACAACTGTAAGTCACCTGGAAAAGATGGCCAATAGAATATTTGAGGTGAATAGAATCACTTTCACCGACGATGAGTTGCCTGTGGAAGGAGCTGGACATAATAAGGCTTTGCATTTAACTGTCAAATGTGAAGAACATTATGTGAAAAGAGTCATGATTGACGGAGGCTCGGGTGTGGACATTTGCCCCCTTTCTACTTTGCAGAGTTTGAAAATTAGCACAGATAGAATTCGTACTAACAATGTGTGTGTTCGAGCTTTCGATGGCGCAAAAAGAGACACCATTGGTGAGATTGATCTTACTTTAAAAATTGGACCTGTTGATTTTGGGATCACATTCCAAGTTATAGACATGGACACTTCCTACAACTTGCTTTTAGGAAGGCCATGGATCCATGCGATTTAGCGGTGCCATCTACTTTACACCAAGTGGTCAAGTTTGAATATGAGAAACAAGAAATTATTGTTCATGGTGAAGATGATCTTTCAATATATAGAGACCCTTCTGTCCCATATGTCGAGGCCAAGGAAGGTTGTGAATCCCTCGTATTTCAGACCTTTGAAATAGTGGCAGCTGATCAGTTTATGGAAGGGAAGCCTATCTTAGAGCCTCGTCTATCCTCTACTTCAATCATGGTGGCTACACAAATGCTGCAAAATGGTTATGAGCCAGGAAAGGGTTTGGGGGTGTCATTGCAAGGAATTGTTGACCCTATCTCTCCATTTGGTAATCAAGATACTTTTGGTTTGGGTTTTAGGCCAACTAATGCTGACAGAAAATGGGCAAAAGAGCGAGAAAAATAAGGTTTGGAAATTGCCAAAGCCCGTTCCCCACATTGCCAAGTCCTTTACTAGGTCACGTTTTGAAGAGAGTAAAGACGTGTCTGTCCAAGATGACGTGGCCGAAATATGTCAAGGTCTCAAAGAAATGTTCTATGGAGTAAACATGGTTCAGATTGGTGAAGGCACTAGTCATGCAGATGTGCAACGTATTGGCCCAGAAGTCAAGCTCGCCAACTGGGAAGCTACTCCTCTCCCCACAAAGAAGGAGTCTTGGtagtttattttgttgttgtttttctatatttggattATTCTCTGGGTGGTAATCCAAATAGTTTAGTTTCTATGCTCTAATGTTAACCCTTCTATCCTTTCCAATTCAATAAAATGAAGTTCCAGTTTCTTAGTCAATTTTATCTTCTCCTTTTCCCTAATTttgttatttaattttcatttcaGTTTCGTTAACGCCGGCTTTAATAACATGACATGCATGCGGAATTCACGTCCAGATCTTAAAGAGCTGTCTAATCTTGAAATAATGAATCAAGaggttgatgaatatgatgaagaaGAGGcttttgaagaaataaagagGGAACTGGATCAATTTGAGAATAAGCCTAAGCCTAATCTAAATGAAACCGAGGAAATTAATTTGGGAACTTCTGATGAAACTAGAAAAACAAAGATAAGCATTCATGCCGAACAAAAGACTAGAGATGACATAATCCAGGTTTTGTTTGAATATAAAGATGTGTTTGCTTGGTCTTATGATGACATGCGGGTTTGAGCGTTGATCGGTAGTGCACAAACTTCCTACATACCCCGATTTTCCACCAGTCCAACAAAAGCagagaaaatttaagaaagaggtGAGTGATAAGATTAAAGAGGAAATCATGAAGCAATTGAGTGCAAATGTGATCAGGGTCGTTCGATTTACTACATGGCTGGCAAATGTTGTTCCCGTACCAAAGAAGGATGGGAAAACCAGAGTTTGTGTTGACTATAGAGATTTGAACAAAGCCAGTCCAAAGGACAACTTTCCCTTGCCTAACATTCACATTCTTGTTGACAATTGTGCCAAACACGAGATTCAATCTTTTGTGGATTGTTATGCTGGGTATCACCAAATTTTGATGGATGAAGAGGATGCAGAAAAGACCGCCTTCACCACCCCATGGGGTACTTACTGTTATAGGGTCATGCCATTTGGTTTGAAGAACGCAGGGGCAACTTACATGAGAGCTATGACTACTATCTTGCATGACATGATGCATAAAGAAATTGAAGTATACGTCGATGATGTGATCATTAAGTCCAAAACTCAAGCTGACCATGTGCGTGATCTGAGAAAGTTCTTTGAAAGATTGTGGAAGTACAACCTCAAGCTCAATCCAGCC
The window above is part of the Lycium ferocissimum isolate CSIRO_LF1 unplaced genomic scaffold, AGI_CSIRO_Lferr_CH_V1 ctg6676, whole genome shotgun sequence genome. Proteins encoded here:
- the LOC132045434 gene encoding LOW QUALITY PROTEIN: uncharacterized protein LOC132045434 (The sequence of the model RefSeq protein was modified relative to this genomic sequence to represent the inferred CDS: inserted 3 bases in 2 codons; deleted 1 base in 1 codon; substituted 1 base at 1 genomic stop codon), with the translated sequence MICDDKEYKQTGKTIMEIDTLKEGLGMATKSAQEAPLCVKGASSNANLKGSGKLILYVPGATKKKETLVTGPKLYVPSGFPRFGQNQNGLGKMTEPIVIKHTTQIPVTNMKTVPWNYNKTTVTYKGKEIVEEIDETGGLTRSGRCYAPEELRRAKQARDSQFSVKKPITEEEAEEFMKKMKVQDYSIVDQLRKTPAQISLLSLLIHSKEHCQALIRILNEAHVSDKTTVSHLEKMANRIFEVNRITFTDDELPVEGAGHNKALHLTVKCEEHYVKRVMIDGGSGVDICPLSTLQSLKISTDRIRTNNVCVRAFDGAKRDTIGEIDLTLKIGPVDFGITFQVIDMDTSYNLLLGRPWIHAIXAVPSTLHQVVKFEYEKQEIIVHGEDDLSIYRDPSVPYVEAKEGCESLVFQTFEIVAADQFMEGKPILEPRLSSTSIMVATQMLQNGYEPGKGLGVSLQGIVDPISPFGNQDTFGLGFRPTNADRKWAKEEKNKVWKLPKPVPHIAKSFTRSRFEESKDVSVQDDVAEICQGLKEMFYGVNMVQIGEGTSHADVQRIGPEVKLANWEATPLPTKKESCFVNAGFNNMTCMRNSRPDLKELSNLEIMNQEVDEYDEEEAFEEDDIIQVLFEYKDVFAWSYDDMXGFERXSVVHKLPTYPDFPPVQQKQRKFKKEVSDKIKEEIMKQLSANVIRVVRFTTWLANVVPVPKKDGKTRVCVDYRDLNKASPKDNFPLPNIHILVDNCAKHEIQSFVDCYAGYHQILMDEEDAEKTAFTTPWGTYCYRVMPFGLKNAGATYMRAMTTILHDMMHKEIEVYVDDVIIKSKTQADHVRDLRKFFERLWKYNLKLNPAKCAFGVPSGKLLGFIVSRRGIELDPSKIKAIRELPPPKNRTEVMSLLGRLNYISRFIAQLTTTCEPIFKLLKKDAAVKWTDECQEAFDKIKEYLSNPPVLVPPEPGRPLFLYLSVMDNSFGCVLGQHDATGKKEQAIYYLSKKFTSYEVKYTFLERTCCALTWVAQKLKHYLSSYTTHLISRMDPLKYIFQKPMPSGRLAKWQILLTEFDIVYVTRTAIKAQALADHLAENPVDDEYEPLNTYFPDEEINSVEEEVRNDSHVWKLYFDGAVNIKGVGIGAILISPMGHHYPATARLRFFCTNNTAEYEACIMGLNMAIHLDAHELIVFGDSDLLIRQAQGEWETRDIKLIPYKQCLEDLSKRFKSIEFRYIPRFHNELADALATLASMLPYPGNAYINPLEIQIKDQHGYCNTIEVEPDGEPWYHDIKRFLKTQQYPIHADRDQKRTIRRLSNGFFLSGEILYKRTPDLNLLRCVNTQEAEMIMIEVHSGVCGPHMNGYVLAKKILRAGYYWLTMERDCFRFVRKCHQCQIHSDRIHSPPSELHPMSAPWPFVAWGLDVIGPIEPKASNGHRFILVAIDYFTKWVEAVTFKSVTKKAVVDFIHSNIICRFGIPKTIITDNAANLNSHLIKEVCEQFKIVHHNSTPYRPKANGAVEAANKNIKKILRKMIQGSRQWQEKLPFALLGYRTTIRTSVGATPYLLVYG